One Tolypothrix bouteillei VB521301 DNA window includes the following coding sequences:
- a CDS encoding mucoidy inhibitor MuiA family protein — protein MTNRIRRKEHTGEEHTEIMQASEKLKHRIQPLTIDAPVSLVTLLEDRAQVRRIGKVNLNQGLWRVKVEQVAPVLSDKSLRAEYCSEQRESRIDDVRVRRQMLVKEAERPEEFQALYAEFRALLQSFNNTSEDRQHLESCFERVNTILTKSLQELPVDAIWGQIDPKSWREQLSILFKQLRDLRGDILTSYHTQEHLSQQIDDLIARVDALSRPDRIYSAYIEADLTIARSGEYEIAFDYVVPNAMWRPWHQAHLLLEEQSSVSFRMDGCVWQRTGEDWNNVDLVFSTARASLGTEPPLLSDDQLKVQEKSQQIVIEARNQKIQTTGLGTGATPPSPATPATVEIPGVDDGGEVRNLRSRKKATIPSDGRPYRVPIFSFSSDALVEYILMPEVACQVVLKSEQTNTAKFPILAGPVDLVRSTEFVGKTSIGFIAPGEKFAMGWGPDGAMRVQRTIKEKKEQDHLTKWNQLTETRTLFLSNIGAETKVIKTIERIPVSELEQVKVEVIANKTTNGVQPDDNGFCTWNFTLEPYSQMSATLVHRISAAPEVQGL, from the coding sequence TTGACAAACCGCATCAGGCGCAAAGAACACACAGGAGAGGAACACACAGAGATCATGCAAGCGAGTGAAAAATTAAAGCACAGAATTCAGCCATTAACGATAGATGCTCCCGTCTCTTTAGTGACTTTACTAGAAGACCGAGCACAGGTAAGACGAATTGGTAAAGTTAATTTAAATCAGGGATTGTGGCGCGTTAAAGTAGAGCAAGTAGCTCCCGTACTTTCAGATAAATCGCTCCGTGCTGAGTATTGCAGTGAGCAGCGAGAATCGCGGATCGACGATGTACGCGTCCGCCGTCAAATGCTTGTTAAAGAAGCAGAACGACCCGAAGAATTCCAAGCTTTGTATGCAGAATTTAGAGCGCTTTTGCAATCTTTTAACAATACTTCTGAAGACCGCCAACACTTGGAATCTTGTTTTGAAAGGGTAAATACTATTCTGACGAAAAGTTTGCAGGAATTACCTGTAGATGCGATCTGGGGACAAATCGATCCCAAATCTTGGCGCGAACAGCTATCCATCCTATTTAAACAGTTACGGGATCTGCGTGGGGACATTTTGACTAGCTACCATACTCAGGAACATTTGAGCCAGCAGATTGATGATTTAATTGCCAGAGTAGACGCTTTGTCTCGTCCCGATCGGATCTATTCTGCTTACATAGAAGCAGATTTAACGATCGCTCGCTCGGGTGAATATGAAATTGCTTTTGACTATGTAGTCCCTAATGCCATGTGGCGTCCCTGGCACCAAGCACATTTATTATTAGAAGAACAATCGAGTGTTTCTTTTCGGATGGATGGTTGTGTTTGGCAACGCACGGGTGAAGATTGGAACAATGTCGATCTAGTATTTTCCACAGCACGAGCATCTTTAGGAACTGAGCCGCCTCTACTGAGTGATGACCAGTTAAAAGTGCAGGAAAAATCCCAGCAAATTGTGATTGAAGCCAGAAATCAAAAGATTCAGACAACAGGTTTGGGAACAGGAGCAACCCCGCCTTCTCCAGCTACGCCTGCGACTGTTGAGATACCCGGTGTTGATGATGGCGGAGAAGTTCGCAATCTCCGCTCTCGCAAAAAGGCGACAATTCCCTCTGATGGTCGCCCCTATCGCGTACCAATTTTTTCTTTCTCCTCAGATGCGTTGGTAGAGTATATCTTGATGCCAGAAGTTGCCTGTCAAGTTGTTTTAAAGAGCGAACAGACAAACACAGCAAAATTCCCCATTCTTGCGGGACCTGTGGATTTAGTTCGTTCTACAGAGTTTGTGGGTAAGACATCCATAGGATTTATTGCTCCTGGTGAAAAGTTTGCTATGGGATGGGGTCCTGATGGAGCTATGCGGGTACAGCGTACAATCAAGGAGAAAAAAGAACAAGACCATCTCACTAAATGGAATCAGCTGACGGAAACTAGGACATTATTTCTTTCCAATATAGGAGCAGAGACCAAGGTCATAAAAACGATTGAACGCATTCCCGTCTCGGAATTAGAGCAAGTGAAGGTAGAGGTTATTGCAAACAAAACCACAAACGGTGTGCAACCTGATGACAACGGTTTTTGTACTTGGAACTTTACTCTTGAACCTTATTCCCAAATGTCAGCAACTCTTGTTCATAGGATATCAGCTGCTCCGGAAGTGCAAGGATTGTAG
- a CDS encoding type IV pilin-like G/H family protein, translating to MSKQTPSDLSNVPPCPRTYLIPSILVTLLAFLPLGVVALVFSSRVESKYYQGDYEGAQSASNTAKIFCIAGTGVAALGYLFTFSMIALIGIPSFMATRNKAKQAEAKVITATLNRSQQAFYEEHNKFASTIADLKRDIRNETENYRYSLTSDDTKSIVKSTSKLGDLKSYTGAVFKIKKKISGKDEIITITQMCETEKPSVIAPATPELVDQNIICPPDSHALL from the coding sequence ATGTCAAAACAAACTCCTTCCGACTTGTCCAATGTACCTCCCTGTCCGCGAACTTACCTAATTCCTTCAATTTTAGTGACTCTGCTGGCATTCCTACCGCTTGGAGTAGTCGCTCTTGTTTTTTCATCTCGAGTTGAAAGCAAATATTATCAGGGTGATTATGAAGGCGCTCAATCTGCTTCCAATACAGCTAAAATCTTTTGTATTGCCGGTACTGGTGTTGCTGCTTTAGGCTATTTATTTACATTCTCCATGATAGCCTTGATTGGCATTCCATCTTTCATGGCAACTAGGAATAAAGCCAAACAGGCAGAAGCTAAAGTCATTACCGCTACTCTTAACAGATCGCAACAAGCTTTTTATGAAGAACATAATAAATTTGCTTCTACAATAGCAGATTTAAAAAGAGACATTCGCAATGAAACTGAAAATTATCGATATAGTCTCACTAGTGATGATACTAAATCAATAGTAAAATCTACATCAAAATTAGGTGATTTAAAAAGCTATACGGGAGCAGTTTTTAAAATTAAGAAAAAAATTTCAGGGAAAGATGAAATAATCACGATTACTCAAATGTGCGAGACTGAGAAACCATCAGTGATTGCACCTGCAACGCCTGAGTTAGTTGACCAAAATATTATATGTCCACCCGATTCTCATGCTCTACTCTAA
- a CDS encoding alpha/beta hydrolase, which produces MKLSKVFIGVVSSFAILTAAGYWYVFILGAPQLDPPQEQGDTGLKFQLQTFNSQAMGTARQFGLILPPDYHKNPQKRYPVIFLLHGGHDDARAYYDKYAVSNVLHQLYKSQKLPPSIVITPDGNDKRGSSPLFDPDYYDGPNGKVGTLIGSELVQVVKSRYRTLNKPEFWAIGGLSSGGWGAFNIGLRHLNNFNIFFSHSGYFTDDSGPQNSPEQIVQKLSIQERKKLRVYLDAGQNDPNLLASTKTFHTTLNNLGIQNVFYAFPGGHGLSGPDVGWNYFHKHLKDSLSYVGEQFKKEND; this is translated from the coding sequence ATGAAATTATCCAAAGTATTCATTGGCGTTGTCAGTTCATTTGCCATTCTAACTGCAGCGGGTTACTGGTACGTATTTATATTGGGTGCGCCACAATTAGATCCACCTCAAGAACAGGGGGATACGGGGCTGAAGTTTCAGTTACAAACTTTTAACAGTCAAGCTATGGGTACAGCAAGACAATTCGGTCTGATTTTACCCCCGGATTATCACAAAAATCCCCAAAAGCGCTATCCAGTGATATTTCTTCTACATGGAGGTCATGATGATGCTCGTGCTTATTATGATAAATACGCAGTCTCGAATGTCTTACATCAACTCTACAAAAGTCAGAAACTACCCCCTTCAATCGTGATTACACCCGATGGAAATGATAAACGGGGTTCAAGCCCTTTGTTCGACCCTGATTATTATGATGGACCTAATGGTAAAGTGGGAACTTTGATTGGTTCGGAACTCGTACAAGTTGTCAAGTCACGCTATCGTACTCTAAACAAACCTGAATTTTGGGCGATAGGAGGTCTGTCTTCAGGTGGATGGGGAGCATTTAACATTGGCTTACGCCATCTAAATAATTTTAATATTTTCTTTAGTCATAGCGGGTATTTTACCGATGATAGCGGTCCGCAAAATAGTCCCGAACAAATTGTGCAAAAGTTATCAATTCAGGAGCGAAAGAAATTAAGAGTCTATCTTGATGCAGGGCAAAATGATCCAAATTTACTTGCATCGACTAAAACCTTCCATACAACTTTAAACAATTTGGGGATACAAAATGTATTTTATGCTTTTCCTGGAGGGCATGGCTTATCGGGTCCTGATGTCGGGTGGAACTATTTTCACAAGCATCTCAAAGATTCGCTATCCTATGTAGGCGAACAGTTTAAAAAAGAAAATGATTAA
- a CDS encoding DUF4139 domain-containing protein, whose protein sequence is MLDKLHVPNRPKEEPGKAPPPSPTSARLALANFSDEQIRLRLQEARENKEKLRLARENLADLKQKQHLASSAKDARPNELRKTAIVSLSYEGEALETEVGQLIVEYFVPGARWTPTYVCRLNSAESSASIAVRSLLCQRTGEDWSGVRLELSTAEPLAWCALPELPSLRLGKAQPVSKKSGWRRPPIGVEALFEDYDRQQEAALLASIPESAIPDDFSSVYVPPLTHVHPLKPQLETLEEEFERGFSAPGAVYGAAYGAAYDEDQAPQDRTSSIPIEELQLSTAALKALKRAQINTVADVLNLTQEDLQQIQYLSQKSARELINALQQRLGITLPSEKNEDIAVLKSLERRGTPAPSPAPEFLTRSRGLSRPPLSKSDRQGFDLLLAYNMMRLGGANNHAKRGKLSIEQQEEVYLESLKRHQVVVNFNVLEIVQQAVNDAQSCLGTTLPPGGINVRTVAGSFDYAYRADGRVDVPSDGQFHSVALTCKTTDVDLRYIVVPREDTNVFRIAQLRNPLLAPLLAGSADVYVDGEYILSTNIATVPPQGHMELGLGVEQSIKVARNTSYQEVRSGETIVAFNELRHLIKIDINNLMSRNVKIEVRERLPIPAEGAKVDVQIERVTPVWEKYKQQERSAPIVGGYRWLAEVPAKEKESLSVEYTIKTFVDSELIGGNRREG, encoded by the coding sequence GTGTTAGATAAGTTACACGTACCCAACCGTCCCAAAGAAGAACCGGGTAAAGCTCCTCCTCCTTCTCCAACAAGCGCACGCCTTGCACTGGCAAATTTTAGTGACGAGCAAATTCGCCTCCGCCTTCAAGAAGCGCGAGAAAATAAGGAAAAACTGAGGTTAGCTCGAGAAAACTTGGCAGACTTGAAACAAAAGCAGCATTTGGCTTCAAGTGCAAAGGATGCTCGACCAAACGAGCTTCGCAAAACAGCTATAGTTAGCTTGAGTTATGAAGGGGAAGCTCTTGAGACTGAGGTCGGACAGTTAATCGTAGAATATTTTGTTCCTGGCGCACGTTGGACACCAACTTATGTGTGTCGGTTAAATAGTGCTGAATCTAGTGCGTCTATTGCAGTGCGATCGCTCTTATGTCAGCGCACGGGTGAAGATTGGTCTGGAGTGCGCTTGGAGCTTTCTACTGCAGAACCATTGGCTTGGTGTGCGCTACCAGAGTTACCATCCTTACGACTTGGCAAAGCTCAACCCGTGAGTAAAAAATCGGGGTGGCGCAGACCTCCAATTGGTGTTGAAGCCCTTTTTGAGGATTACGACCGACAACAGGAGGCTGCACTACTTGCCAGCATACCTGAAAGTGCGATTCCAGATGATTTCTCATCAGTGTATGTTCCACCTCTGACACACGTTCATCCTTTAAAGCCACAGTTAGAAACTCTTGAAGAAGAATTTGAGCGGGGCTTTTCTGCACCCGGTGCTGTATATGGTGCTGCGTATGGTGCTGCATATGATGAAGACCAAGCGCCTCAAGATCGCACCAGCTCGATTCCTATTGAAGAATTGCAACTCAGTACAGCAGCATTAAAAGCTCTCAAACGCGCTCAAATTAACACTGTTGCGGATGTATTGAACTTAACACAAGAAGATTTACAACAAATCCAATATTTGAGCCAAAAGTCTGCTCGAGAGTTGATTAACGCCTTACAACAGCGTTTGGGTATTACTCTCCCGTCAGAAAAGAATGAAGACATTGCAGTTCTCAAGAGTTTGGAGAGGCGAGGTACACCAGCACCATCACCAGCACCAGAATTTTTAACTCGCAGCAGGGGACTGAGCCGACCCCCTCTCAGTAAAAGCGATCGCCAAGGGTTCGATTTACTCCTAGCATATAATATGATGCGATTGGGCGGAGCTAATAACCATGCAAAGCGCGGCAAATTATCTATTGAGCAACAAGAGGAAGTTTATTTAGAAAGCCTCAAACGCCACCAAGTTGTAGTGAATTTTAATGTCTTGGAAATCGTACAACAAGCCGTCAATGATGCCCAAAGTTGTCTTGGGACAACACTTCCCCCTGGTGGGATTAACGTGCGAACCGTAGCTGGGTCTTTTGATTATGCCTACCGTGCAGACGGACGAGTAGATGTTCCTTCTGATGGGCAATTTCATTCTGTGGCATTGACCTGTAAAACAACGGATGTAGACTTGCGGTATATAGTCGTTCCCCGTGAAGATACCAATGTCTTCCGAATTGCCCAACTTCGCAATCCCTTGCTAGCACCGCTACTTGCCGGTTCTGCGGATGTTTACGTAGATGGTGAGTATATTTTATCTACTAATATTGCTACAGTGCCCCCTCAAGGACACATGGAACTGGGGCTTGGGGTTGAACAAAGCATTAAGGTTGCTCGGAATACGTCTTATCAGGAAGTGCGATCGGGTGAAACGATAGTTGCTTTCAACGAACTGCGCCATCTTATTAAAATTGATATTAACAACTTGATGTCGAGGAACGTAAAAATAGAAGTGCGGGAACGCCTTCCCATCCCGGCGGAAGGTGCTAAAGTTGATGTCCAAATCGAACGGGTTACACCTGTTTGGGAGAAGTACAAACAGCAAGAACGTTCTGCACCCATAGTTGGGGGTTACCGTTGGTTGGCGGAAGTTCCAGCAAAAGAAAAAGAAAGTTTATCCGTTGAGTATACTATCAAGACTTTTGTTGATAGCGAACTTATTGGTGGAAATCGGCGAGAAGGGTAA
- a CDS encoding formylglycine-generating enzyme family protein gives MESRSKQVAYFSFDVVTVNGQGEFINQEQRQTQYLTEALGNGVTLEMVAIPSGTFIMGAPETEEASDECERPQHQVTVPPFFISKYLITQEQWRVVATLPQVNCELDPNPSRFNASDRPVETISWYEAVEFCDRLSKYTGRTYRLPSEAEWEYACRAGTTTPFHFGETITTELVNYNGVYTYNDIPQGKYRGETTPVGSFGVANAFGLYDMHGLLWEWCADRWHENYEGSPTDGSAWLNSRDNSRVILRGGSWDFTPWFCRSAFRFHLEPKDKGNNIGIRVAISNQEF, from the coding sequence ATGGAGTCAAGGTCGAAGCAAGTCGCATATTTTTCCTTTGATGTCGTTACCGTTAATGGCCAAGGAGAATTCATTAACCAAGAACAGCGTCAAACTCAATACTTGACGGAAGCTCTCGGTAATGGTGTCACCTTAGAAATGGTCGCTATCCCCAGCGGTACGTTTATCATGGGTGCGCCTGAAACTGAAGAAGCAAGTGATGAGTGCGAACGTCCCCAGCATCAGGTCACCGTTCCACCCTTTTTCATAAGTAAGTATCTCATTACCCAAGAGCAATGGCGAGTTGTCGCTACTCTTCCACAAGTGAATTGCGAACTTGACCCCAATCCGTCTCGATTTAACGCGAGCGATCGCCCGGTAGAAACAATATCATGGTACGAAGCTGTAGAATTTTGTGACAGATTATCAAAATACACCGGACGTACTTACCGTCTTCCAAGCGAGGCAGAATGGGAATACGCTTGTCGTGCTGGCACAACAACTCCTTTCCACTTTGGTGAAACAATTACTACCGAGCTAGTTAACTACAATGGTGTTTACACTTATAACGATATTCCTCAAGGAAAATACCGGGGAGAAACGACGCCTGTAGGCAGTTTTGGAGTAGCGAACGCTTTTGGATTGTACGATATGCACGGATTACTTTGGGAATGGTGTGCCGATCGCTGGCATGAAAACTATGAAGGTTCGCCAACAGATGGTAGTGCTTGGTTAAATTCTAGGGATAACAGCAGAGTGATACTGCGTGGTGGTTCGTGGGACTTTACCCCGTGGTTTTGTCGTTCGGCTTTTCGCTTCCATCTCGAGCCAAAGGACAAGGGTAATAATATTGGGATTCGAGTTGCGATCTCAAATCAAGAGTTTTGA
- a CDS encoding phosphatidylglycerol lysyltransferase domain-containing protein, translated as MINDLKNRIGLWSAAFLTGLVGVVNLVSAVTPNLHDRTYWLKEFFPFDIRASGHIFAALTGFILLTLATNLLRRKRVAWLLTIGLLVISIASHLIKGLDYEESLLSGVLLVQLLLMRHLFKARSDRPSIAQGVKVLLGALLFTLAYGTIGFYLLDGKFSETFNWSEAIGQTLAMFFTEDNAGLQPTTRFGEFFANSIYIIAASTITYALFMLLRPVFLRNTATLRERQQAREIVEKYGRSSLAALTLLSDKSYFFSPSGKSAIAYVPKGRGAIALGDPIGPPEDCKEVITSFQIFCQQNDWYPAFYQILPDNIDIYKSLGFQILKIGEEAIVDLHSFTLQGKAGKNLRTSVNRMTKLGYEVQFFQPPIDHNFLRQLKSVSEEWLQMVQGSEKKFSLGWFDEDYLRQCEIAAVLSSQGEIVAFANILSEYQLNEMTLDLMRYRKSAEHGTMDFLFISMFQHYKEQGYDGFNIGLSALAGVGKTQESRRLEKVLHYLYNHLERFYNFQGLHMYKDKFHPRWEPRYLIYPNLATLPDIVVALIRADSGDRLLDYFNPGA; from the coding sequence ATGATTAATGACTTAAAAAATCGGATTGGACTTTGGAGTGCGGCGTTCCTAACGGGTTTAGTCGGAGTCGTCAATTTAGTATCAGCCGTAACGCCCAACCTGCACGATCGCACATACTGGTTAAAAGAGTTTTTTCCCTTTGATATTCGTGCTAGCGGTCATATATTTGCTGCTCTGACTGGATTTATTTTGCTGACACTTGCAACTAATTTATTACGACGGAAACGTGTTGCTTGGTTGCTAACAATTGGTTTGCTTGTTATTTCCATTGCCAGCCATTTAATTAAGGGATTGGACTATGAAGAAAGCCTTTTATCGGGAGTCTTATTAGTACAATTACTCTTGATGCGCCATCTTTTTAAAGCGCGATCCGACCGCCCGTCCATCGCACAGGGTGTAAAAGTCTTGCTTGGTGCTTTATTGTTTACCTTAGCGTATGGGACTATCGGGTTTTACTTACTCGATGGAAAATTCTCGGAAACCTTTAATTGGAGTGAAGCCATTGGTCAAACTCTAGCAATGTTTTTTACAGAAGATAATGCAGGTTTGCAACCAACAACCCGATTTGGAGAATTTTTTGCCAACTCTATCTATATTATTGCTGCAAGTACCATCACCTATGCGCTATTTATGCTCCTAAGACCCGTTTTTCTTAGGAACACTGCTACTTTAAGAGAACGACAACAAGCACGTGAAATTGTGGAAAAATATGGACGGTCTTCTTTAGCAGCACTGACATTATTAAGTGATAAAAGTTACTTTTTTAGCCCTTCTGGTAAGAGTGCGATCGCTTATGTTCCTAAAGGACGGGGAGCAATTGCTTTAGGAGACCCTATCGGACCTCCTGAAGATTGCAAAGAAGTCATTACTAGTTTTCAAATATTTTGCCAACAAAATGATTGGTATCCAGCCTTTTACCAAATTCTGCCCGATAATATAGACATCTACAAATCTTTAGGATTTCAAATATTAAAGATAGGAGAAGAGGCTATAGTCGATCTTCATAGCTTTACCTTACAGGGAAAAGCCGGAAAAAACTTAAGAACTTCAGTCAATCGAATGACAAAACTAGGTTATGAGGTTCAATTTTTTCAACCGCCCATCGACCATAACTTTTTGCGCCAATTGAAATCAGTCAGCGAGGAATGGCTGCAAATGGTACAAGGTTCAGAAAAGAAGTTTTCTTTAGGTTGGTTTGATGAGGATTACCTGCGACAATGTGAAATAGCCGCAGTTTTATCTTCCCAAGGTGAAATAGTCGCTTTTGCCAATATCTTGTCAGAGTACCAACTCAATGAAATGACTCTTGATTTAATGCGATATCGAAAGTCTGCCGAGCATGGAACTATGGACTTTCTATTTATTTCTATGTTTCAACATTACAAAGAGCAAGGCTACGATGGATTTAACATCGGTCTTTCGGCGCTTGCTGGAGTAGGTAAAACGCAGGAGTCGCGACGATTGGAAAAAGTTTTGCACTATCTATACAATCATTTGGAAAGATTTTATAATTTCCAAGGATTGCACATGTATAAGGATAAGTTCCATCCTCGTTGGGAACCGCGCTATCTGATTTATCCGAACTTGGCAACTTTACCTGATATCGTTGTTGCTTTAATTCGTGCTGATTCAGGCGATCGCCTTTTGGACTATTTTAACCCAGGAGCTTGA
- the glpK gene encoding glycerol kinase GlpK: MTKYILAFDQGTTSSRSIIFDRNGEILTIAQKEFQQIFPQSGWVEHDADEIWSSQIGVANEALARIGIKAGDIAAIGITNQRETTIVWDRKTGKPIYNAIVWQDRRTAAYCEELKAAGHETTFQKKTGLVIDAYFSGTKLKWLLDRVPSAREKAKRGELAFGTVDSWLIWKLTQGELHITDVTNASRTLLFNIHTQQWDSELLSILDIPPSLLPQVRSSSEVYGYTAEGLLGSRILIAGIAGDQQAATFGQASLQCGMAKNTYGTGCFMLLNTGNKPMQSNHKLLTTIAWSISGRTNYALEGSVFIAGAVVQWLRDGLGIIKHSADVEALACSVPDNNGVYFVPAFVGLGAPYWDSYARGTIVGLSRGSTSAHIARAALESIAYQTSDVIDAMRQDSNLDLSELRVDGGASRNDLLMQFQADILGVPVVRPKITETTALGAAYLAGLAVGYWESEAEIVQQWQVEKRFEPTISADRRLTLLDSWRQAIAQTRHR, from the coding sequence ATGACTAAATATATTCTGGCATTCGATCAAGGCACCACCAGCTCGCGCTCTATTATATTTGACCGAAATGGCGAGATCCTAACCATTGCTCAGAAAGAATTTCAACAAATCTTTCCGCAGTCAGGCTGGGTAGAACATGATGCTGATGAAATTTGGTCTTCCCAAATTGGTGTTGCGAATGAAGCTTTAGCTCGCATTGGTATCAAAGCTGGAGATATCGCGGCTATTGGCATTACCAATCAACGCGAAACCACGATAGTTTGGGATCGAAAAACAGGCAAGCCAATTTATAATGCGATCGTTTGGCAAGATCGCCGCACGGCTGCTTACTGCGAGGAACTTAAGGCTGCAGGACATGAGACAACATTCCAGAAAAAAACGGGACTGGTGATCGATGCTTACTTTAGCGGTACTAAACTCAAGTGGTTGCTCGATCGCGTACCATCCGCTCGTGAAAAAGCCAAGCGTGGAGAACTGGCATTTGGAACCGTCGATAGCTGGTTGATTTGGAAACTCACTCAGGGGGAACTCCACATTACAGATGTAACTAATGCTAGCAGGACGTTGTTGTTCAATATTCACACCCAGCAGTGGGACTCGGAATTATTGTCCATTCTCGATATTCCCCCTTCTCTTCTTCCCCAAGTACGGAGTTCGTCAGAAGTCTATGGCTATACAGCCGAAGGTCTTCTAGGTAGCCGCATTCTCATTGCTGGAATTGCCGGAGACCAGCAGGCTGCAACCTTTGGGCAGGCATCGTTGCAATGTGGCATGGCAAAAAATACTTACGGTACGGGCTGCTTTATGCTGCTAAATACAGGTAATAAGCCGATGCAATCCAATCACAAGCTGCTAACTACCATCGCGTGGAGCATAAGTGGACGAACCAATTATGCCTTAGAAGGCAGCGTATTCATTGCCGGCGCAGTTGTGCAATGGTTGCGCGATGGGCTCGGAATTATTAAGCACAGCGCTGATGTGGAAGCGTTAGCTTGCAGTGTTCCCGATAACAATGGTGTGTATTTTGTACCTGCCTTTGTTGGTTTGGGCGCACCTTATTGGGACAGCTACGCTCGCGGTACGATTGTAGGTTTAAGTCGCGGCTCAACCAGTGCCCATATTGCCCGTGCAGCGCTAGAAAGTATTGCCTATCAAACATCTGATGTGATTGATGCAATGCGTCAGGATTCTAACCTCGATCTTTCAGAACTGCGGGTAGATGGTGGTGCTTCCCGCAACGATCTGCTGATGCAGTTCCAAGCTGATATTTTGGGTGTTCCCGTTGTCCGTCCAAAAATCACAGAAACGACTGCTTTGGGAGCTGCTTATCTAGCAGGATTAGCTGTTGGTTACTGGGAAAGCGAAGCGGAAATTGTGCAGCAGTGGCAGGTTGAGAAACGGTTTGAGCCAACAATTAGCGCCGATCGTCGTTTAACACTACTAGACTCTTGGCGACAAGCGATCGCTCAGACACGGCATAGGTAA